In one Mustela lutreola isolate mMusLut2 chromosome 8, mMusLut2.pri, whole genome shotgun sequence genomic region, the following are encoded:
- the ADSL gene encoding adenylosuccinate lyase isoform X2: MRSNLDNIDFKMAAEEEKQLRHDVMAHVHTFGHCCPKAAAIIHLGATSCYVGDNTDLIILRNAFDLLLPKLARVISRLADFAKERADLPTLGFTHFQPAQLTTVGKRCCLWIQDLCMDLQNLKRVRDDLRFRGVKGTTGTQASFLQLFEGDDQKVEQLDKMVTEKAGFKRAFIITGQTYTRKLDIEVLSVLASLGASVHKICTDIRLLANLKEMEEPFEKQQIGSSAMPYKRNPMRSERCCSLARHLMTLIMDPLQTASVQWFERTLDDSANRRICLAEAFLTADTILNTLQNISEGLVVYPKVIERRIRQELPFMATENIIMAMVKAGGNRQDCHEKIRVLSQQAAAVVKQEGGDNDLIERIQADAYFSPIHSQLDHLLDPSSFTGRASQQVQRFLEEEVYPLLKPYESVMKVKAELCL; this comes from the exons ATGAGGTCAAACCTGGACAACATCGACTTCAAGATGGCAGCTGAGGAGGAGAAGCAGTTGCGACATGATGTGATGGCTCACGTGCACACGTTTGGCCACTGCTGCCCAAAAGCTGCAGCCATAATTCATCTTGGCGCCACCTCCTGCTACGTTGGAGACAATACG GACCTGATTATTCTTAGAAACGCATTTGACCTGCTTTTGCCAAAG CTTGCTAGAGTGATCTCTCGGCTTGCTGACTTTGCTAAGGAACGAGCTGATCTTCCCACCTTAGGTTTCACACATTTCCA GCCTGCTCAGCTGACCACAGTTGGGAAACGTTGCTGTCTTTGGATTCAGGACCTTTGCATGGATCTCCAGAACTTGAAGCGGGTCCGAGATGACCTGCGCTTTCGGGGTGTGAAGGGCACCACTGGCACTCAGGCCAGCTTCCTGCAGCTCTTCGAGGGAGATGACCAGAAG GTAGAGCAGCTTGACAAGATGGTGACAGAAAAGGCAGGATTTAAAAG gGCTTTCATCATCACAGGGCAGACCTACACACGGAAACTGGATATTGAGGTGCTGTCCGTGCTGGCTAGCTTGGGGGCATCTGTGCACAAG ATTTGTACCGACATACGACTCCTGGCAAACCTCAAGGAGATGGAGGAACCCTTTGAAAAACAGCAGATTG GCTCAAGTGCAATGCCATACAAGCGGAACCCTATGCGCTCTGAGCGGTGCTGCAGCCTCGCCCGTCACCTGATGACCCTTATCATGGACCCGCTGCAGACGGCCTCTGTGCAGTGGTTTGAGCGCACACTGGATGATAGTGCCAATCG ACGTATCTGTTTGGCTGAGGCATTTCTTACTGCAGATACGATACTGAATACGctgcagaacatttctgaagGATTGGTGGTGTACCCTAAA GTAATTGAACGACGCATTCGGCAAGAGCTGCCTTTCATGGCCACAGAGAACATCATCATGGCCATGGTGAAAGCTGGGGGTAACCGCCAG GATTGCCATGAGAAAATCAGAGTGCTTTCGCAGCAGGCAGCTGCTGTGGTCAAGCAGGAAGGGGGTGACAATGACCTCATAGAGCGAATCCAGGCCGATGCCTACTTCAGTCCCATTCACTCCCAGCTGGACCATCTACTGGATCCTTCTTCGTTTACAGGTCGTGCATCCCAACAG GTGCAGAGATTCTTAGAAGAGGAGGTATATCCCCTGCTGAAACCATATGAAAGTGTAATGAAGGTGAAAGCAGAATTATGTCTGTAG